The DNA sequence TTCAAGGTACAACGGGCCGGCGGGCTTCCACCGTTCCAGGGATTCCTCCCGGGGGACAGGCTTCTTCACCTGTTTGGGGCGCGTTCCACGCCTGGGTTTCCACCCCTGCCACTTCTCCGGCACAGGCGCGTGCACCACGGCGACCATTCCGCAAGCACTACGTCCTGTCCTTCCCGAGCTTCAACAGCCGCCCGGTCAGCTGCACGTACAGGGAGGGGCCGACGTCCAGGCCCAGAACCGTAGCTGCTCGCCCGCATGGCCACCACGAACGGCTCCGTGTTCGCCACAGCCGGTCAGACCTCCGCGCGGACGAGGCCCGCGCCCCGGCCGAGCTTGATGGGCCGGGCTGGTGCGGACGTGGGTGCCCTTCACACGCACGCCGTGCCCCCCAACGCTGGCCGCGTGGGGAAGACTGAAGCCCCTATGGCGCCTCGGGTTTCTGCTGCGCGTTTGAAGAGGGCCGCGGGAAGCTGGTCGCGCTGGGGCTTGAGGCCTTCGCTGCGCAAGGCGTCCGTGGTGGCGAGGTGGATGGGTCTGTTCGTAGGTTGGGATGTCTCGCTTTTTGCCCATGTTGTTTGCTCCTGCCAGGCACACGCCAGCGGCGGGCCAGGGCGGGAAGTGCAGGGGTGACTTGGGGGCGTGGATGGGCAGGGGCCGGAGTCGCCCAGGGACCGGCTGGCCAGCCGGTCCCTTCGGTGATCTCGGCGGCCGGGGCAACTGGGGAGACGGACAAGGTGCCTTCGTGCATACCCAGGCGCAGGCGACCATCCGGAACGCCCCATAGCGTGAGATGACGGGTGGGACCCACCGGGTCGTTCGGGGCGTCAACCCAGGTGGAGACGGCCCCCGCCGTGATTCGTTTGGGCTTGTTTGAGTCGGGCATCACCACCCACTCCCCCCCCCCTTCTGTCGTGCTGAACGCGAAAGTCAGTGAACACGCCGGTAATCTTTCATCAGCAGGAATGAAGCGAGTTTCTCACCCGTGTGCAGCTCTACCTTGGGACCACCGAACGCGACGACGGTAACGACCTTGTCCTCCACGCGCTTGTGCTCCCAGCGGCTGTCCACCTCAATGGAGACTGGAGAGGGCGGTGGCGCTTCCTCCGCAGCTGGGCTGCTTGGGGGCCGGGGCGATGCCCACCTGTGACAGGCCGGTGATCATCTCCAGGCTTAGGAGCTCACCGATCAGGCGGTCCAGGCCCAGCCGGGCCAGCGTCTCGAAGCCACGCGACGTTGTGTCCAGCGGCATGTCCTGCCGGGCAGCGTCCACGGCCTGCTGAATCTCGACGTCGGTCAGGCGGGTGAACAGCGCGCGGGGAGTGCCCGAGGGCGCGCTCCTGGCGAGTTGCACCTGGAGTTCCGCGAGGCGACTCTCGTTGCTGCAAAACAGCAGCGCGCAGCCGGCGCATGGTGACCGGATCGCGGGCAGGCCGGGAGGTCAGGACGCCGCGGGGGACCGGGACCAGGGCGAGCAGGGCCGCGCCGCCCGCCGCGCCCGGAACTTTCTCAAGGGTGGGGCGTTGGGATGCTCGCTCCCCACCTTGCCCGTCTGTCCAAACCCGTCAGGCGCCCCCCCTCGCCACCTTCCCACTGAGGTTCGTTGTTCGGGCCTCCCGTTTTTTCGGCGGCAGCTGCCCGGTTATCATCGTCCGGACCGGAGACGGCCCGTCCTTCCCCATCTCCCGATCATGATGTCGGGGTCTCTGGAGGATGCTCTGCCGGAGTCTCTGGAGGATGCTCTGCCGGAGTCTCTGTATATGGAATGGCACTCTCCATAATTCGGGAATTATTGTTTTCGTAATTCCCGTTTTGACGCTCCGAAGGCCCTCGCCTTCCCCTTCTCGCTGTTCTGCGGCGTCCTCCGGGCGCGGGCGACGGTTCCCACTGCCCGGTTCGGCCTGGGACCGCTTGAGCTTGTCGCCCAGGCGACCCGCGCTCCCAACCCCCTCAGGGATGTTGATGGTGGAGGCCATCAGCTCCAGGAACCGGTCCCCATTGATGGCGATGTGGGTCGCCGTGTTTCCGTAGAACTTCCAGGTGCGGCAGGTGATGATGCCGCGACTTTCGAGGAGCAGCCGAGCGCCGCTGACCTCCTCGACGGCCGGCCAAGCCGCGTCACCTTCCTCCCCACCCCCTGCGGCTGGTGCGGCGCCTACGCCCAGTGGATTTCAAGTGATAACCGCCCCGACCGTCAGGAAGGCGTTCGCCGATGACCCGGCCCCGCTCAAACAACGGCGTGCCTGCCTTTTGGGGATGCCAGGGCCCTGCATCAACCGCAAGAAGGGGAAGGTGAATCTGGAGGGTCCCTGCCCCCGTCGTCCACACAGGTGGCCACCGCTCCGCACCAGACGGCACGTTCTACCTCTGCAGAACCAAACACGCCGCCAACCCCCAGGACACCACCGACGGGCTTGCGCCTCTGTGACGTTTCGGTACAAGACACTTCCCTCGGGCGCTCCCGCAACGCTGCTGCGAACGCCTCGCGCTTTAACAGAACGGCGGCCTCAACCGCTTCCCAGGCCACCCCACCCGCGTTGAGAAGTCTCCCGTCGTGAACGTTCAGGAAACTGCGCAGCGGGGATGCTACCGCCGACTCGCGGCGTTGCTAAGTCCGTACTACAGCCTCGGTCTGCAAAGGGCTTTGGGGCGGCGCGCCAGGAATGCCTGACGTGGGTGGGGGGAAAGGAGCAGGGCGCCCAGCCCTGAACCTCGTCGCCGCATTCTCCAGGTTGCATTCGGTTTCCGGGACCTTTCTATGCCTTTGTGCGCCCCGAGCGCAGGGTCTGGGTCCGCACCTGGTCTCGTCCATTCCCTTTGGCCTGGTAGAGCAGTTGGTCGGCGTCCTGAATGGCCTCGTCGATGCTTGCCTGACCCACGAGGGGGACGAGCCCTCCAGAAAAGGTCAGGCGCACTTCCGGCAGACCGGCTTTGGGGCCCGCAGTGGCGGCCACGTTGCGCCGCAGGCGGTGAACGATGTCAAGCGCCTGTTCTGCGGTGGCGGTATGCAGCAGCAGCACGAATTCCTCGCCCCCGAAGCGGTACGCGCGGTCTGAGCCCCGCAGGCTGGCCTGCATGACCTGGGCGACCGCCTGCAGCACCTGGTCTCCGCGGTCGTGGCCGTAGGTGTCGTTGACCTGCTTGAAGTGGTCAATGTCGAGCAGCAGCAGGTACAGGCCGTTCAGGGGGGCGCCGCCGGTGTCCATATCGAATTGCCGGCGGTTGGGAATGCCGGTCAGGGGATCGAGAAAGGCCATCTGCTCGAGTGCCGCGTTGCGGTCCATGGCGCGCTGACGCGTGTTGATCACAATTCCCGCGGCGACCAGGCCCAGGGCGTCGAGCAGGGTAATGCTCAGGTAGGTGCTGAGCGCCTCCCCGAAGGGGCGCCCGGCCGCGGAATAGGCCGCAAAGACCAGCAGGTTCGGGATCCCAAAGGCCGCCAGGGTCGAGAGGGTGCGTTCGCGCGGTGAACGCAGGTGGCGGGAGGCGAGGCGTGTGAGCAGGCTGCTGATCAGCACCACGAGCACCAGGTTGATGGCCGCGGGAACCGCGCCGTTTCCGCCCAGGTGCAGGCGGTAGGCAATCACGGGGACGCTGAGCGCCAGGCCCATACGCGCGCCGCCCCAGTACGTGGCGAGCGCAATCGGCACCGCGCGGAGGTCGAACATCAGGCCTGGAGCGAGCGGCAGGCTGTGCGACAGCAGAATGAACGACGAGGCGACCGTCAGGGCGGCGCGCACCGCCAGGGTGGTGGCGGCAACGCGCCCTGGCTTGAAGGTCAGGCTCAAGGCAAAGGCACCCGCGACCAGAAGGGCAAAGTTGGTCACAAGCAGGTCGAGGATGTGCCAGGGCATGGTCAGTTCACTGTAGCCCTTCCCCCGTTGGCCGGCTGACCGCGGAGGGGCGGGCGGCCCGCGCACAGGAGGGGTCAGGCCGGGCGCAGCCCCTGGAATGGTCCCCCTGACCAAGCCAGGCGTTTTGCGGGCGTCTTCGTGCCGGGGGAAGCGGATGTCACCGCTGTCCCAGCCGCCTATCAGGGCCGTCCTGGGATCATGGTGCGCGTGCGTCTCGCGTATGCCAGGGAGGTGGTGATCGGTCAAGGTGCTCAGGCTTGAAGCAGCGTGACTGCTCAGACCCCAGCGCACGACAGCATTGAGCAACATGGGCTGTACTCCTCAGGTCACTGCTCAGCAGGAGGCTTCTACCTGGATGAGCAGATAGAGTGATAGCTGCCCGAAGTGCAAAGACCATGGATGATGTCGATAAAGACCGTTCCCTGACGCGGAAAATGGCTCCAGAAAAGGCTGCTGATAGATTTTCGACCCGACTCGAAAAAGACCGTTCCCTGCCTCAAGGACTGAGTCCGGAAGAGGCCACAGATACACTCACGACTCAGGATGTATTCATTGGGGAAATCGTCTACGCCATATTTAAACTATTCAAGCTTTCTTTGGAGGAGGCGAAGAGAATAGGAGAAATTGCTTGTTGGACAGACTAAGGATAGGCCGTTCTCTAAGTACACAGTATATTTGACAGTATTTTAAGCTATACACCTTGCCTCACTTGTCACGATCATGGAGACGGAGGAGAAATTGCAAATTGGATTGAAGT is a window from the Deinococcus hopiensis KR-140 genome containing:
- a CDS encoding GGDEF domain-containing protein, with protein sequence MLLNAVVRWGLSSHAASSLSTLTDHHLPGIRETHAHHDPRTALIGGWDSGDIRFPRHEDARKTPGLVRGTIPGAAPGLTPPVRGPPAPPRSAGQRGKGYSELTMPWHILDLLVTNFALLVAGAFALSLTFKPGRVAATTLAVRAALTVASSFILLSHSLPLAPGLMFDLRAVPIALATYWGGARMGLALSVPVIAYRLHLGGNGAVPAAINLVLVVLISSLLTRLASRHLRSPRERTLSTLAAFGIPNLLVFAAYSAAGRPFGEALSTYLSITLLDALGLVAAGIVINTRQRAMDRNAALEQMAFLDPLTGIPNRRQFDMDTGGAPLNGLYLLLLDIDHFKQVNDTYGHDRGDQVLQAVAQVMQASLRGSDRAYRFGGEEFVLLLHTATAEQALDIVHRLRRNVAATAGPKAGLPEVRLTFSGGLVPLVGQASIDEAIQDADQLLYQAKGNGRDQVRTQTLRSGRTKA